The proteins below come from a single Panicum hallii strain FIL2 chromosome 7, PHallii_v3.1, whole genome shotgun sequence genomic window:
- the LOC112900392 gene encoding probable WRKY transcription factor 12, producing MEGSSQFETCLPSLFSLGALPPPLAPLPNQHKLLQMPLFQEQGGTYGVMLSSDHHGGLYPLLLPGIPFCNSSAGAGEKPTGFAVLDAGEAGTLAAKAAGEIPSTTTATFHGSSSWWKGSAAEAGEKGRMKVRRKMREPRFCFQTRSDVDVLDDGYKWRKYGQKVVKNSLHPRSYYRCTHSNCRVKKRVERLSEDCRMVITTYEGRHTHSPCSDDADGAGDHIGSCAFTSL from the exons ATGGAGGGGAGCAGCCAGTTTGAGACCTGCCTTCCTAGCCTCTTCAGCCTAGGcgcccttcctcctcctcttgctCCGCTGCCGAACCAGCACAAGCTTCTGCAGATGCCGTTGTTCCAGGAGCAGGGCGGGACCTATGGCGTGATGCTCTCTTCGGACCACCACGGCGGCCTGTACCCGTTGCTTCTTCCCGGGATCCCGTTCTGCAACTctagcgccggcgccggcgagaaGCCCACCGGTTTCGCCGTGCTGGACGCCGGCGAG GCGGGCACCTTAGCGGCGAAAGCCGCCGGCGAGATCCCTAGTACCACCACCGCCACGTTCCACGGCTCGAGTTCATG GTGGAAGGGCTCGGCAGCGGAGGCCGGGGAGAAAGGGCGGATGAAGgtgaggaggaagatgagggAGCCGAGGTTCTGCTTCCAGACCAGGAGCGACGTGGATGTGCTGGACGACGGGTACAAGTGGCGGAAGTACGGCCAGAAGGTTGTCAAGAACAGCCTCCATCCAAG GAGCTACTACCGGTGCACCCACAGCAACTGCCGCGTGAAGAAGCGAGTGGAGCGGCTGTCGGAGGACTGCCGCATGGTGATCACCACCTACGAGGGCCGCCACACCCACTCCCCCTGCAGCGACGACGCCGACGGCGCCGGCGACCACATCGGCAGCTGCGCCTTCACCTCGCTCTAG